One window of Nostoc sp. C052 genomic DNA carries:
- a CDS encoding CHASE2 domain-containing protein — protein MNQQLGKRFVKFIFELKQSLSRGHRELITAASVAICVLLLHSIGLLQSLELPALDQFFRLRPNEPPENRITIVVIDEASLNEVGSWPIPDAKIALLLQKLNVHKPRAIGLDIYRNLPVEPGNQELRNAYQVMPNLIGIELLANDNNKNFSVLPPLGLNQDQVGFNNVLYDLDGKIRRSLLYWHVKGQVHESFALKLALLYLKSKGITPAKAKSNPEYLQLGKAVFNRFEANDGAYVGADDRGYQILANFPKPKCQSSSREFCSFRQLSIRDVLAGNVKENLIKDRIVLIGSTAPSLQDFVFIPYSSSLMGTAKPVPGIQLQAYFISELISAALDGRPLIKVWPDLVEYLWIFIWSYLGAVTTWRIQNATKSLLCILVSCLILILTAYLVFLHGWWIPVIPSLLSFGCSAIWTISHIAHIQEEWKRSKEFLHHVINTIPDPIFVKNEQHQWIVLNEAYCRFIGYPNKLLIEKSDYDFFPKHEADVFRQQDDLVFRTQQPQEHEEEFTNADGQTYQIATKRSLHKDSAGNFFLVGVIRDITQRKLMEEQLKRTAAELFRSNNELKLKEDHLRYLAYHDPLTGLSNRKFFAEQLYESLHWAQHNNLLLGLLFIDLDGFKQVNDNLGHETGDRLLMTVAGRLSNSLRASDTVSRLGGDEFTIILRAIPNVQIAAKVAEKILSSITKPIVLDGYAIRISASIGISVYPYNSQDSETLMKQADAAMYRAKRLGKNRYEFA, from the coding sequence ATGAATCAGCAGCTAGGCAAGCGTTTTGTGAAGTTCATCTTTGAACTAAAACAATCGCTTAGTCGAGGACACAGAGAATTAATTACTGCTGCCAGCGTTGCAATCTGCGTCTTGCTTTTGCACTCTATTGGATTATTGCAATCTTTAGAGTTACCAGCTTTGGATCAATTTTTTCGCTTACGTCCAAATGAACCGCCAGAAAATCGTATTACGATTGTAGTGATTGATGAGGCCTCTTTAAACGAAGTAGGTTCGTGGCCGATTCCAGATGCGAAAATTGCCCTGTTGTTGCAAAAATTAAATGTCCACAAACCCCGTGCTATTGGCTTAGATATCTACAGAAATTTGCCAGTAGAGCCTGGTAATCAAGAACTGCGTAATGCTTATCAAGTAATGCCCAACTTGATTGGTATTGAACTACTAGCAAATGACAACAACAAAAACTTTAGTGTTTTGCCTCCACTGGGACTGAATCAGGATCAAGTGGGCTTTAATAACGTGCTGTACGATCTTGATGGCAAAATACGTCGCAGTTTGTTGTATTGGCACGTTAAAGGTCAGGTACATGAAAGCTTTGCCCTGAAGTTGGCTTTATTGTATTTAAAGTCAAAGGGAATTACTCCCGCCAAAGCAAAAAGTAACCCTGAGTATTTGCAATTGGGTAAGGCAGTATTTAATCGTTTTGAGGCTAATGATGGTGCTTATGTGGGAGCTGATGACAGAGGCTACCAAATTTTGGCTAATTTTCCTAAACCTAAATGTCAAAGTTCATCTAGAGAATTTTGTAGTTTTCGTCAGTTATCGATCAGAGATGTACTGGCAGGTAATGTCAAAGAAAACTTAATCAAAGATCGGATTGTACTTATTGGTTCCACTGCACCCAGTCTTCAGGATTTTGTATTCATTCCCTACTCCAGCAGTCTCATGGGTACGGCAAAGCCTGTACCTGGTATTCAACTGCAAGCTTATTTTATTAGTGAGTTAATCTCTGCTGCTCTTGATGGACGACCATTAATCAAAGTCTGGCCTGACTTGGTAGAATACTTGTGGATTTTTATCTGGTCTTATCTGGGAGCCGTAACGACATGGCGGATACAAAACGCAACTAAGAGCTTGCTTTGTATCCTAGTTTCTTGCTTGATATTGATCCTGACTGCATACCTTGTTTTCTTGCACGGTTGGTGGATACCGGTCATTCCCTCACTGTTGAGCTTTGGCTGTTCCGCGATTTGGACGATCAGTCATATTGCCCATATCCAAGAAGAGTGGAAACGTTCTAAGGAATTTTTGCATCACGTCATCAACACGATTCCCGATCCCATTTTTGTAAAAAATGAACAACACCAGTGGATTGTTTTAAATGAGGCGTATTGTCGATTTATCGGTTATCCGAATAAGTTGTTAATCGAAAAGTCAGACTATGACTTTTTCCCTAAACATGAAGCTGACGTATTTCGCCAACAGGACGATCTGGTTTTTCGGACTCAACAACCCCAGGAACATGAAGAAGAATTTACCAATGCTGATGGTCAGACTTATCAAATTGCCACTAAGCGATCGCTCCATAAAGACTCAGCTGGCAATTTCTTTTTAGTTGGGGTAATTCGAGATATTACTCAGCGCAAGCTAATGGAAGAACAGCTGAAGCGTACTGCTGCTGAACTATTCCGCTCTAACAATGAATTAAAACTCAAAGAAGATCACTTACGTTATTTAGCTTATCACGACCCCCTGACAGGTTTATCTAATCGCAAATTTTTTGCTGAACAACTTTACGAGTCATTACATTGGGCGCAACATAATAACTTGTTGCTGGGACTGCTGTTTATCGATCTAGATGGCTTTAAGCAAGTCAATGATAATCTGGGACACGAAACGGGCGATCGCTTACTAATGACTGTCGCTGGAAGACTCAGCAACTCTTTACGTGCTAGTGATACAGTTTCTCGTTTAGGTGGCGATGAATTTACTATAATTTTACGGGCAATTCCTAATGTCCAAATAGCTGCTAAAGTCGCTGAAAAAATTTTAAGCAGTATTACCAAGCCAATTGTTTTGGACGGCTATGCAATCCGAATCTCTGCCAGTATTGGCATTAGTGTTTATCCATACAACAGTCAAGACAGTGAAACTTTGATGAAACAAGCAGATGCAGCAATGTACCGTGCCAAGCGCCTGGGTAAAAATCGCTACGAGTTTGCTTAG
- a CDS encoding vitamin K epoxide reductase family protein, whose amino-acid sequence MIRRRSTPWIHKWSRPLIAAIAGCGALITGYLTIEKLTGGSAACVAQAGVKGCNDVLSSPWATVFGQPLALFGFLAYISMVIFALAPLVLNSGENNSRKQLENWTWWLLLAGAIAMSVFSGYLMYVLASQIKAICPYCIGSALFSLSLLVLTIIGRTWEDIGQIFFTVIIVGMVTLIGTLGVYAGVNKSEVTPETPGQPVKIIFNSKGDPNPAFGWEVTTTSGEAEIALARHLAKVGAKEYSAYWCPHCHEQKLLFGKEAQEIINSDVKVECAPDGLKAQTELCKAAKIEGFPTWIINNKSYSGVQNLEELAKVSGYTGPRNFKYFK is encoded by the coding sequence ATGATTCGCCGTCGTTCTACTCCTTGGATTCATAAATGGTCACGTCCATTGATTGCCGCGATCGCTGGATGTGGTGCTTTAATCACAGGTTATCTGACTATAGAAAAGTTAACCGGAGGCAGTGCCGCTTGTGTGGCACAGGCTGGTGTTAAGGGCTGTAATGATGTGCTTTCCAGCCCTTGGGCAACAGTTTTTGGTCAGCCATTAGCCTTGTTTGGGTTTTTGGCATACATCAGTATGGTGATATTTGCTTTAGCTCCCTTGGTATTGAACTCAGGAGAAAATAATAGCCGCAAACAATTGGAAAATTGGACGTGGTGGCTGCTGCTGGCAGGTGCGATCGCTATGTCTGTTTTTAGCGGCTACTTAATGTACGTGCTGGCATCTCAAATCAAAGCTATTTGTCCTTACTGTATTGGTTCAGCTTTATTCTCTCTGAGTCTTTTAGTACTGACCATTATCGGTCGGACTTGGGAAGATATTGGACAAATTTTTTTTACCGTCATTATTGTTGGGATGGTAACGCTGATTGGTACTTTAGGTGTCTATGCGGGTGTAAATAAATCAGAAGTTACGCCTGAAACTCCTGGACAACCCGTTAAAATTATCTTTAATTCCAAAGGAGATCCTAACCCGGCGTTCGGTTGGGAAGTTACAACTACTTCTGGTGAGGCAGAAATAGCCTTAGCACGACATCTGGCAAAGGTAGGCGCGAAGGAATACAGTGCTTATTGGTGTCCTCACTGCCATGAACAAAAGCTGCTTTTTGGTAAAGAAGCCCAGGAAATAATCAATAGTGATGTTAAGGTAGAGTGCGCGCCCGATGGACTCAAGGCTCAAACAGAACTGTGTAAAGCTGCGAAAATTGAAGGCTTCCCTACTTGGATCATCAATAATAAAAGTTATAGCGGAGTCCAAAACTTAGAGGAACTAGCAAAAGTTTCTGGTTACACAGGGCCTCGTAACTTCAAGTATTTCAAGTAA
- the btpA gene encoding photosystem I biogenesis protein BtpA has translation MDLYQIFKTRSPIIGVVHLLPLPTSPRWGGSLKAVIDRAEQEAAALASGGVDGLIVENFFDAPFTKNQVDPVVVSAMTIVVQRIQNLVTLPIGLNVLRNDGKSAMAIASSVQAQFIRVNVLTGVMATDQGLIEGEAHQLLRYRRELGCDVKILADVLVKHARPLSSPNLTVAVKDTIERGLADGVILSGWATGSPPNLEDLELACGAANGTPVFIGSGANWENIDTLMQAADGVIVSSSLKRHGRIEQPIDPIRVSQFVEAARRNWNSKSESKSAEQVKLHS, from the coding sequence GTGGACTTATATCAGATATTTAAAACTCGTTCCCCAATTATTGGCGTGGTTCACCTGCTACCACTGCCTACCTCACCCCGTTGGGGAGGTAGTTTAAAAGCGGTGATTGATCGTGCCGAACAAGAAGCCGCAGCCTTGGCAAGTGGAGGGGTTGACGGTCTGATTGTCGAGAATTTTTTCGACGCGCCGTTTACCAAAAACCAAGTCGATCCAGTGGTTGTGAGTGCCATGACCATTGTGGTGCAGCGCATACAGAATTTGGTGACTTTGCCGATAGGCTTAAATGTTTTGCGAAATGATGGCAAAAGCGCAATGGCGATCGCTAGCTCTGTACAGGCGCAATTTATCCGCGTCAACGTCCTTACTGGGGTGATGGCAACCGACCAAGGATTAATTGAGGGAGAAGCCCATCAACTACTCCGCTATCGACGGGAGTTGGGCTGTGATGTTAAAATCCTGGCCGATGTGTTGGTGAAACACGCCCGTCCTTTGAGTTCTCCAAATCTCACAGTCGCCGTGAAAGACACCATTGAAAGGGGTTTAGCAGACGGAGTGATTTTATCTGGTTGGGCTACTGGTAGTCCTCCTAACTTAGAAGATTTGGAACTAGCTTGTGGCGCAGCAAATGGCACGCCAGTGTTCATCGGGAGTGGGGCTAATTGGGAAAATATTGATACATTGATGCAGGCAGCAGATGGTGTGATAGTTTCCAGTTCCCTAAAACGTCACGGACGCATTGAGCAACCAATTGACCCAATTCGCGTCAGTCAATTCGTGGAAGCTGCTCGTCGCAATTGGAACTCTAAAAGTGAAAGCAAATCAGCAGAACAAGTGAAGTTACATTCTTAG
- the rimO gene encoding 30S ribosomal protein S12 methylthiotransferase RimO: MGDKPTIAISHLGCEKNRIDTEHMLGLLVEAGYGVDTNEELADYVIVNTCSFIEAARQESVRTLVELAEANKKIVITGCMAQHFQEQLLEELPEAVAVVGTGDYHKIVNVIERVELGERVKQVSIEPTYIADETTPRYRTTTEGVAYLRVAEGCDYRCAFCIIPHLRGNQRSRTIESIVAEAEQLVSQGVKEIILISQITTNYGLDIYGQPKLAELLRALGKVDIPWIRMHYAYPTGLTPDVIAAIQETPNVLPYLDLPLQHSHPDVLRSMNRPWQGRVNDGIIDRIKTALPTAVLRTTFIVGFPGETNEHFEHLLEFVQRHEFDHVGVFTFSSEEGTPAYKLPNQLPQLVMDERRYQLMEIQQPISQKKNQQEVGKIVDVLIEQENPESGELIGRSGRFSPEVDGLVYVKGQAKLGTIVPIAIHHADTYDLYGQVVNN, translated from the coding sequence ATGGGTGACAAGCCAACAATTGCCATTTCTCATCTGGGCTGCGAGAAAAACCGAATTGATACAGAACACATGCTAGGACTGCTCGTAGAAGCAGGCTACGGTGTAGATACAAACGAAGAGTTAGCGGATTACGTTATTGTTAATACTTGTAGTTTTATTGAAGCGGCCCGGCAAGAATCTGTCAGAACATTGGTAGAACTGGCAGAGGCAAACAAAAAAATCGTAATTACTGGCTGTATGGCGCAACACTTCCAAGAGCAACTTTTGGAAGAGTTACCGGAAGCAGTAGCGGTGGTGGGTACCGGCGATTATCACAAAATTGTTAATGTAATTGAGCGTGTTGAACTTGGCGAGCGGGTTAAACAGGTTAGTATTGAGCCAACCTACATTGCCGACGAAACTACACCGCGCTATCGCACTACAACAGAGGGCGTTGCTTACCTCCGAGTTGCCGAAGGTTGTGATTATCGTTGTGCATTTTGTATAATTCCTCATCTTCGAGGGAACCAGCGATCGCGTACTATAGAATCTATAGTCGCCGAAGCGGAGCAGTTAGTTAGTCAAGGGGTAAAGGAAATTATTTTAATTTCCCAAATCACCACTAACTACGGTCTAGATATTTACGGTCAGCCAAAATTAGCCGAATTACTTCGCGCTTTGGGGAAAGTAGATATACCGTGGATCAGAATGCACTACGCTTATCCCACGGGACTGACCCCAGATGTGATCGCGGCGATTCAAGAAACACCCAACGTCTTGCCTTATCTGGATTTGCCCTTACAGCATTCTCATCCAGATGTTCTCCGCTCCATGAATCGTCCTTGGCAAGGACGCGTAAATGATGGGATTATAGATCGCATCAAAACGGCGCTACCAACAGCCGTATTGCGGACAACATTTATTGTTGGTTTCCCAGGAGAAACAAACGAGCATTTTGAGCATTTATTAGAGTTTGTTCAAAGGCATGAATTCGATCATGTTGGTGTCTTCACCTTTTCCTCTGAGGAAGGAACCCCAGCTTACAAGTTGCCAAATCAGTTGCCCCAATTGGTGATGGACGAGCGGCGATACCAACTTATGGAAATCCAGCAACCGATTTCCCAAAAGAAAAATCAACAGGAAGTAGGCAAAATCGTCGATGTCCTGATTGAGCAAGAAAATCCTGAAAGTGGTGAATTAATAGGTCGTTCAGGTAGATTTTCCCCAGAGGTTGATGGTCTGGTGTATGTCAAAGGCCAGGCAAAATTAGGAACCATCGTGCCAATAGCGATTCACCACGCTGATACATACGACCTCTATGGTCAGGTAGTCAATAACTAA
- a CDS encoding DEAD/DEAH box helicase, translating into MTLSFQELGISQERVEQLEKIGFTEPTNIQVQAIPQLLAGRDVVGQSQTGTGKTAAFSLPILERLDINQRAVQAIVLTPTRELAMQVHDAIAQFIGNEGLRVLAIYGGQSIDRQMLQLKRGVHMVVGTPGRVIDLLDRGCLKLDQVKWFVLDEADEMLSMGFIDDVIKILSQAPVDRQTALFSATMPPSIRMLVNKFLRSPATVTVEQPKAAPNKINQVAYLIPRHWTKAKALQPILEMEDPETALIFVRTRRTAAELTSQLQGAGHSVDEYHGDLSQQARERLLIRFRNRQVRWVVATDIAARGLDVDQLSHVINYDLPDSVETYVHRIGRTGRAGKEGTAISLVQPFERRKQQTFERHNRQNWQVLTIPTRAQIEAKHILKLQELVREALTGERLASFLPIVSELIEEYDAQAIAAAALQIAYDQTRPAWLSSDVEIPQEESSAPKPRLGKRRESSSSDRPRSAWKSDSSNGDERHSSPKPKLRTSGHESSASPSKKIGSPTARESAS; encoded by the coding sequence ATGACTCTTTCATTTCAAGAATTAGGAATTTCCCAAGAGCGTGTCGAACAACTAGAAAAAATCGGTTTTACCGAACCAACTAACATTCAAGTGCAAGCAATTCCCCAATTGCTAGCCGGTCGTGATGTAGTCGGTCAATCTCAAACTGGAACAGGCAAAACGGCAGCATTCTCACTGCCAATTCTAGAGCGGCTAGATATTAATCAAAGAGCCGTACAAGCCATAGTTTTAACACCAACCCGTGAATTAGCGATGCAAGTTCACGATGCGATCGCCCAATTTATCGGTAATGAAGGATTGCGGGTGTTAGCAATCTATGGTGGACAATCAATTGACCGCCAAATGTTACAACTCAAACGTGGCGTTCACATGGTCGTGGGTACTCCCGGACGGGTGATCGATTTGCTCGATCGCGGCTGTTTAAAGCTCGATCAAGTGAAGTGGTTTGTGTTGGATGAAGCTGATGAAATGTTGAGCATGGGCTTTATCGACGATGTGATCAAAATCCTCTCGCAAGCGCCCGTAGATCGCCAAACAGCTTTATTCTCGGCAACAATGCCACCATCGATTCGGATGTTGGTGAACAAGTTTTTGCGATCGCCTGCAACTGTCACCGTCGAGCAGCCAAAAGCCGCTCCCAACAAGATTAATCAGGTAGCTTACCTGATCCCCCGCCACTGGACAAAAGCCAAAGCTTTACAGCCAATTCTGGAAATGGAAGATCCAGAAACAGCTTTAATCTTTGTCCGCACCAGACGCACCGCCGCCGAACTCACCAGTCAGTTACAAGGTGCTGGTCACAGCGTTGATGAATATCACGGTGACTTGTCCCAACAAGCACGGGAACGCTTATTAATCAGATTCCGTAACCGTCAAGTTCGCTGGGTGGTAGCAACTGACATTGCAGCACGAGGGTTAGATGTCGATCAACTCTCCCATGTGATCAACTACGACTTACCCGATAGCGTAGAAACCTACGTCCACCGTATTGGTCGTACTGGTCGTGCTGGTAAAGAAGGAACAGCAATTTCTCTAGTACAGCCATTTGAGCGGCGCAAACAGCAAACATTTGAACGTCATAACCGCCAAAATTGGCAAGTGCTGACGATTCCCACACGCGCCCAGATTGAAGCAAAACACATTCTGAAATTGCAAGAACTGGTGCGGGAAGCTTTGACAGGCGAGCGTTTGGCTTCATTCTTGCCAATTGTCAGCGAACTGATTGAAGAATACGATGCTCAAGCGATCGCCGCAGCTGCATTGCAAATTGCTTACGATCAAACTCGTCCTGCTTGGTTGAGTTCAGACGTGGAAATTCCCCAAGAAGAATCTTCCGCTCCCAAACCAAGACTCGGTAAGCGTCGTGAATCTTCTTCTAGCGATCGCCCCCGTTCTGCATGGAAATCAGATAGCAGCAATGGAGACGAAAGACATTCTTCTCCCAAGCCAAAACTGCGGACAAGTGGGCACGAGTCTTCTGCATCTCCTAGTAAAAAGATAGGTTCACCGACAGCTAGAGAATCAGCTTCTTAG
- a CDS encoding aldo/keto reductase produces the protein MENITLGQNGPSVTPLCIGTWAWGDKLFWNYGDRYGPEQLQEAFTAALEAGITFFDTAEVYGMGLSEKFLGQFLQQTQQSVQIATKFGPLPWRFTAQSVSDALTASLKRLQLERIALYQVHWPFAFFLSQETLMNALADEVKRGRIAAVGVSNYSAEQMRDAHQILAARGVPLAVNQVRYSLLSRQVESQGIITTARELGVAILAYSPLAQGLLTGKYSIDSTEIPTGARKIDPRFKKEGLQKIAPVISLLRNFGEKYDRTPAQVALNWLIAQGNVIPIAGVKTAEQVRQNAGALGWKLSDDEIGELELVSRPWL, from the coding sequence GTGGAAAACATCACATTGGGGCAAAATGGCCCATCTGTTACGCCCTTGTGCATCGGCACTTGGGCTTGGGGTGATAAACTATTTTGGAATTATGGCGATCGCTACGGTCCAGAACAGTTACAAGAAGCCTTTACCGCAGCCTTAGAAGCTGGTATTACCTTCTTTGATACTGCCGAAGTCTACGGAATGGGACTATCAGAGAAATTTTTGGGACAATTTCTGCAACAGACACAACAATCTGTACAAATCGCTACAAAATTTGGCCCCCTACCGTGGCGATTTACAGCCCAATCCGTCTCGGATGCTTTAACAGCCAGCCTCAAACGTTTGCAATTAGAGCGAATCGCCCTGTATCAAGTGCATTGGCCTTTTGCCTTCTTTTTAAGTCAAGAAACTTTGATGAATGCCCTAGCGGATGAAGTGAAGCGTGGCAGAATTGCCGCAGTTGGTGTAAGTAATTACTCAGCAGAGCAAATGCGAGACGCGCATCAAATATTGGCAGCCCGTGGAGTACCTTTGGCTGTCAACCAAGTACGCTATTCTTTACTCAGTCGCCAAGTTGAAAGCCAAGGCATTATCACAACTGCGCGTGAGTTGGGCGTGGCTATCTTAGCATATAGTCCTTTAGCACAAGGATTGCTCACTGGCAAGTACAGTATTGATAGTACTGAAATCCCCACTGGTGCGAGAAAAATAGACCCGCGATTTAAGAAAGAAGGACTGCAAAAAATTGCCCCAGTTATATCTTTGCTACGTAACTTCGGGGAAAAATACGATCGCACTCCTGCCCAAGTTGCTCTCAACTGGTTAATTGCTCAGGGGAACGTTATTCCCATTGCTGGGGTGAAGACAGCTGAACAGGTGCGGCAAAATGCTGGCGCTTTGGGCTGGAAATTGAGCGACGATGAAATTGGAGAATTAGAACTAGTTAGTCGTCCTTGGCTGTAG